A genomic segment from Alkalilimnicola ehrlichii MLHE-1 encodes:
- the hypD gene encoding hydrogenase formation protein HypD translates to MKYVSEFRDGGLAGRLARAITAEACSGREYRIMEFCGGHTHAISRYGLRDLLPASIRFIHGPGCPVCVLPIGRIDNAIDIARRPDTILCSYGDTLRVPASGGQSLLKARAEGADVRMVYSALDALRIARAHPDREVVFFAIGFETTTPPTAVAVKQARDDNLQNFSVFCNHVLTPAAIQNILEAPAVRNLGTVPLDGFIGPSHVSTVIGSRPYEYFAAEYQKPVVIAGFEPLDVLHSVLMLVRQLNEGRFEVENQFSRAVTRNGNRKAQQAVADVFELRARFEWRGLGEVPYSALRIRPDYADLDAEHRFGLSYRSVPDAKACECGAILRGLKHPLDCKVFGNACTPETPLGSCMVSAEGACSAYFTYGRFQQTEKAS, encoded by the coding sequence ATGAAGTATGTCAGTGAGTTCCGGGACGGGGGGCTGGCAGGGAGGCTGGCGCGCGCCATCACCGCTGAGGCCTGTTCCGGACGGGAGTACCGGATCATGGAGTTCTGTGGCGGCCATACCCACGCAATATCACGATACGGGCTGCGTGATCTATTGCCGGCATCGATTCGTTTCATTCACGGACCCGGCTGCCCGGTTTGTGTGCTGCCCATCGGCCGGATCGATAACGCTATCGATATTGCCCGGCGGCCTGACACCATCCTTTGCAGCTACGGTGACACCCTTCGGGTCCCGGCGTCAGGCGGGCAAAGCCTACTCAAGGCGAGGGCGGAGGGGGCGGACGTCCGCATGGTCTACTCCGCGCTGGATGCGCTGAGGATCGCACGCGCACACCCCGATCGCGAGGTGGTCTTCTTTGCCATCGGCTTTGAGACCACCACACCGCCGACGGCGGTCGCCGTAAAACAGGCCAGGGATGACAATCTTCAGAATTTCAGCGTCTTCTGCAATCACGTCCTGACGCCAGCGGCGATCCAGAACATCCTCGAAGCACCGGCGGTTCGCAATCTGGGCACGGTCCCCCTGGATGGCTTTATCGGTCCCTCCCATGTCTCCACGGTGATCGGTAGCCGTCCGTACGAGTATTTCGCAGCGGAGTACCAGAAGCCGGTAGTCATCGCCGGGTTCGAGCCGCTGGATGTATTGCACAGCGTGCTAATGCTGGTGCGCCAGCTCAATGAGGGACGGTTCGAGGTGGAGAATCAGTTTTCGCGCGCGGTGACGCGAAACGGTAACCGTAAGGCGCAGCAAGCGGTCGCCGACGTCTTTGAACTACGCGCCCGATTCGAGTGGCGGGGTTTGGGCGAAGTGCCTTACAGCGCTCTCCGCATCCGTCCCGACTACGCGGATCTGGATGCGGAGCATCGCTTCGGACTGAGCTACCGCTCGGTCCCTGATGCCAAGGCGTGTGAGTGCGGTGCCATCCTGCGTGGGCTCAAGCACCCGCTTGACTGCAAGGTGTTCGGGAACGCATGTACACCTGAGACCCCGCTCGGGTCCTGCATGGTCTCTGCCGAAGGGGCGTGCTCAGCCTATTTCACTTACGGGCGGTTCCAACAGACGGAGAAGGCATCGTGA
- the hypB gene encoding hydrogenase nickel incorporation protein HypB has product MCTVCGCGADETRVDGEVTHHHGHDPADEPRGHPVAAAAAGLAVDAPSDGADGAQAHHAHAPGMSPSRMVRIEQDILAKNNRYAEANRQQFRDRGLFVLNLVSSPGSGKTTLLTATIRALRERLPVAVIEGDQQTDHDAARIRATGVTAVQVNTGKGCHLDGHMVGHALERIPELQDGVLMIENVGNLVCPAAFDLGENHKVAVLSVTEGEDKPLKYPDMFDAADLLLLNKIDLLPHVDFNVERCLSYARQVNPDIQIMQVSAQSGEGLAEWVGWVERGVARASAAREETVATLRNRVAAMEAELRRLRAAGAGR; this is encoded by the coding sequence CAGCCGATGAGCCGCGGGGACATCCTGTTGCTGCCGCGGCTGCCGGGCTTGCGGTGGATGCCCCGAGCGATGGCGCTGACGGTGCTCAAGCGCACCATGCGCACGCACCCGGGATGAGCCCAAGCCGCATGGTGCGCATCGAGCAGGACATCCTCGCCAAGAACAATCGCTATGCAGAGGCCAATCGTCAGCAATTCCGGGACCGGGGCCTTTTCGTACTGAATCTGGTGTCTAGTCCCGGCTCAGGCAAGACCACGCTGCTCACGGCCACGATCCGTGCGTTGCGGGAGCGGTTGCCGGTGGCGGTGATCGAGGGCGATCAGCAGACGGATCATGATGCGGCGCGGATCCGGGCCACCGGTGTGACTGCAGTCCAGGTGAACACCGGCAAGGGCTGCCATTTGGACGGTCACATGGTGGGGCATGCGCTGGAGCGTATCCCGGAGCTGCAGGATGGCGTCCTGATGATCGAGAATGTCGGTAACCTGGTCTGTCCTGCCGCGTTCGATCTCGGAGAGAACCATAAGGTTGCGGTCCTCTCCGTAACTGAGGGGGAGGATAAACCGCTTAAGTATCCTGATATGTTCGATGCGGCGGATCTGCTGCTGCTGAACAAGATTGACCTGCTACCCCACGTTGACTTTAACGTTGAGCGCTGTCTGAGCTATGCGCGACAGGTGAACCCCGACATCCAGATCATGCAAGTCTCGGCCCAAAGCGGTGAAGGGCTTGCGGAGTGGGTTGGTTGGGTTGAGCGTGGTGTGGCTCGCGCCAGCGCAGCTCGCGAGGAAACGGTGGCGACGCTGCGTAATCGGGTGGCGGCGATGGAAGCGGAGTTGCGCCGTCTTCGGGCTGCGGGTGCGGGTCGGTGA
- the hypF gene encoding carbamoyltransferase HypF has product MNAVSRHSVPKRLAVRVCGRVQGVGFRPFVKCLADSCNVSGWVRNDAGGVSLEVQGGGSQLARFMVALREQAPPLARIEAVVENPCPLQPRERGFRIRPSSGGAVATEITPDAAVCDACLEELFDPADRRYRYPFINCTHCGPRYTLTSGLPYDRVRTSMAKFPQCPRCLAEYEDAGDRRYHAQPNACPECGPSLQLLDGDGHPLPVGDVLAATVDRLTSGQILAIKGLGGFHLLCDAGNPEAVARLRTRKRRSEKPFAVMVPGIEAAERLVRLAPGERHLLAGVDRPILLAGKRPTVDRQLPGVAPGMPWLGVMLPYTPLHYLLFHEAAGRPMGLAWLSGTGQPVWVCTSANPGGEPLVTDNQDAVRRLSGLADALLVHDRDILVRCDDSVVRQAEGRAVYLRRGRGVTPSPIRLPRGGPPVLATGGHLKNTVCLTRGDQAYISQHVGDLDNAATCRALDDTVAHLQRVLAVRPDCVACDRHPDFYSSALAARLAAEWAIPLVRVQHHHAHLAAVQAEHGLEGPMLGAALDGVGFGDNGEPWGGELLALDGRGGFRRLGFLRPLPLPGGDRAAREPWRMAAAALHELGWGERIPAWFPEHPRAQGLAGMLATGTRCPRTSSLGRLFDAAAGLLKVKAVSRFEGQAAMLLEGLAAEHGAVPAWEGGWTLDQEGLDFRPLLAELTRSSERGFGAALFHATLAAGLADWLCRAAEKAGQKRVAIAGGCCANQVMMRDLCMRLEHAGLSVYQARQAPPNDAGLSLGQAWVALQTVR; this is encoded by the coding sequence ATGAATGCGGTCAGCCGGCATTCGGTGCCCAAGCGTCTGGCAGTCCGCGTATGCGGCCGGGTCCAGGGTGTGGGCTTCCGGCCTTTCGTCAAGTGCCTTGCTGACAGCTGCAACGTTAGTGGTTGGGTCCGCAACGATGCGGGCGGCGTCAGCCTGGAGGTCCAGGGAGGCGGGTCGCAGCTTGCCCGGTTTATGGTGGCTCTGCGAGAGCAGGCACCGCCCCTGGCCCGCATCGAGGCGGTGGTAGAGAACCCCTGCCCTTTGCAGCCCCGGGAGCGTGGGTTTCGTATCCGGCCCAGCAGCGGCGGTGCGGTGGCAACCGAAATCACGCCGGATGCGGCGGTTTGTGATGCCTGTCTCGAAGAGCTGTTCGATCCGGCAGACCGGCGCTACCGTTACCCTTTTATCAACTGCACCCACTGCGGCCCACGGTACACACTCACCTCCGGACTGCCCTACGACCGGGTCCGGACCAGCATGGCCAAATTCCCCCAATGCCCCCGGTGTCTGGCGGAGTATGAGGACGCCGGCGATCGCCGGTACCATGCCCAGCCGAATGCCTGCCCGGAGTGCGGCCCCAGTCTGCAACTACTTGACGGTGACGGACATCCGCTGCCCGTGGGGGACGTACTTGCGGCCACGGTCGACCGGTTGACCAGCGGACAGATCCTCGCGATCAAAGGGTTGGGCGGCTTCCATCTCCTGTGCGATGCCGGAAACCCGGAAGCTGTTGCGCGTCTGCGGACCCGCAAACGGCGGTCCGAGAAGCCCTTCGCCGTCATGGTCCCCGGCATTGAGGCAGCCGAGAGGCTGGTACGACTGGCCCCAGGCGAGCGCCACCTGCTGGCGGGCGTCGACCGTCCAATCCTGCTGGCTGGGAAGCGTCCCACCGTGGATCGGCAACTGCCTGGCGTGGCGCCAGGGATGCCTTGGCTGGGCGTGATGTTGCCGTATACGCCTTTGCATTACCTGCTGTTTCACGAAGCCGCCGGACGCCCGATGGGATTGGCTTGGTTGTCCGGCACCGGGCAGCCGGTGTGGGTCTGTACCTCCGCCAACCCTGGCGGAGAGCCTCTGGTCACGGATAACCAGGACGCTGTGCGCCGTCTTTCTGGCCTGGCGGATGCGCTGCTGGTGCATGACCGGGACATTCTGGTGCGTTGCGACGACAGCGTGGTTCGTCAGGCAGAGGGACGGGCCGTGTACCTTCGCCGTGGCCGGGGGGTCACCCCATCGCCGATCCGATTGCCCCGTGGCGGGCCGCCGGTCCTCGCTACCGGCGGCCATCTGAAGAACACCGTTTGCCTGACACGCGGTGACCAGGCGTACATATCCCAGCACGTTGGGGATCTGGACAACGCCGCTACCTGTCGAGCCTTGGACGACACCGTAGCCCATCTGCAGAGGGTGTTGGCGGTCAGGCCCGACTGCGTCGCCTGTGACCGTCATCCTGATTTTTACAGCAGTGCCCTGGCTGCCCGCTTAGCGGCGGAGTGGGCGATCCCCTTGGTCAGGGTGCAGCACCATCATGCGCATCTGGCCGCAGTGCAGGCCGAGCATGGCCTGGAAGGCCCGATGTTGGGTGCAGCACTGGATGGCGTGGGGTTTGGGGATAACGGCGAGCCCTGGGGGGGCGAACTGCTCGCCCTTGATGGTAGGGGCGGCTTTCGCCGCCTTGGTTTCCTGCGCCCTCTGCCTTTGCCGGGGGGGGACCGGGCTGCCCGGGAACCCTGGCGCATGGCTGCGGCCGCGCTGCACGAGCTCGGTTGGGGCGAGCGGATTCCCGCATGGTTCCCGGAACATCCCCGTGCACAAGGGCTGGCCGGAATGCTGGCTACGGGCACCCGCTGCCCGCGGACCAGTAGCCTTGGACGCTTGTTCGATGCCGCGGCGGGCCTACTCAAGGTGAAGGCGGTCAGCCGGTTCGAGGGACAGGCCGCCATGCTGCTCGAAGGTCTTGCTGCCGAGCATGGGGCGGTTCCGGCATGGGAGGGGGGCTGGACGTTGGATCAGGAGGGGCTCGACTTTCGTCCCTTGCTTGCGGAGCTGACCCGGAGCTCGGAACGCGGGTTCGGAGCTGCTCTGTTCCACGCCACGCTGGCTGCCGGCCTGGCTGACTGGTTGTGTCGGGCGGCAGAGAAAGCAGGGCAGAAACGAGTGGCGATCGCGGGAGGGTGCTGTGCCAATCAGGTGATGATGCGCGATCTTTGCATGCGACTGGAACACGCTGGCCTGAGTGTATACCAGGCCCGACAGGCGCCGCCCAACGACGCCGGGTTGAGTCTTGGACAAGCCTGGGTGGCGTTACAAACCGTGAGGTAA
- a CDS encoding HypC/HybG/HupF family hydrogenase formation chaperone: protein MCLAIPVEVLELKEDGAALVDAGGVRKTVDVSLVEGVTEGEFVILHVGFAISRLDRAEAERTLALFREMGLEGDE, encoded by the coding sequence ATGTGTCTGGCAATACCTGTGGAGGTGCTCGAGCTGAAGGAGGACGGGGCTGCCCTGGTCGATGCCGGCGGGGTGCGGAAAACGGTGGATGTCAGTCTGGTTGAGGGCGTGACCGAGGGTGAGTTCGTCATTCTGCACGTGGGGTTCGCCATCAGCCGCCTGGACCGCGCAGAGGCCGAGCGGACCCTGGCACTGTTCCGGGAGATGGGACTGGAGGGGGATGAATGA